One segment of Bacillota bacterium DNA contains the following:
- a CDS encoding cell division protein ZapA has product MTAKNRVVLRIAGMDYAIRGAESEEYMHKLGLYVDKKMSEIMKNNSKLSTNMAAVLTALNVADDYIKAQENGAKLINEINKLREELQLMKAENERLKKENLDLVNLNNNLQLKLVKTETELREVRNSLEKLTRNK; this is encoded by the coding sequence GTGACGGCTAAAAACAGGGTAGTATTAAGGATTGCGGGTATGGATTATGCTATTCGCGGAGCAGAATCCGAAGAATATATGCATAAATTGGGGTTGTATGTAGATAAAAAAATGAGCGAAATTATGAAGAATAACAGCAAATTAAGTACTAATATGGCGGCCGTCCTGACAGCCTTAAATGTTGCTGATGATTATATAAAGGCCCAGGAAAACGGGGCAAAACTTATAAATGAAATAAATAAGCTCAGGGAAGAACTACAGCTTATGAAAGCTGAAAATGAACGCCTAAAAAAAGAAAATTTGGACCTTGTTAATTTGAATAATAACCTGCAGCTTAAGTTAGTTAAAACAGAAACAGAGTTGAGGGAAGTAAGAAATTCTCTTGAGAAATTGACCCGGAATAAATGA
- the dut gene encoding dUTP diphosphatase, with protein MDVEVFVEICREGAVLPEYAKPGDAGMDVFAAEDIIIKPGETVIVPTGIKMAIPEGYEIQVRPRSGISFRTPLRIVNSPGTIDSGYRDELGIIMNNSSDINCSNNEIFTLESEGNKMGAYKIKKGDRIAQIVLQRVPKIKFTVVDSVKYIGSDRGGGFGSTGI; from the coding sequence ATGGATGTTGAAGTATTTGTCGAAATATGCAGGGAGGGAGCTGTATTACCGGAATATGCAAAACCTGGTGATGCAGGAATGGATGTTTTTGCAGCTGAAGATATTATAATCAAGCCTGGAGAAACAGTAATCGTACCTACAGGAATAAAAATGGCAATACCCGAAGGTTATGAAATACAGGTAAGGCCAAGGAGCGGAATTTCTTTTAGAACTCCTTTGAGAATTGTTAATTCTCCCGGAACAATCGATAGTGGTTACAGGGATGAGCTTGGTATTATTATGAATAATTCTTCCGATATTAACTGCAGTAATAATGAAATTTTTACCCTTGAAAGTGAAGGCAATAAAATGGGTGCTTATAAAATAAAAAAGGGTGACAGGATAGCACAAATAGTGTTACAGAGAGTACCTAAAATAAAGTTTACCGTTGTTGATTCTGTAAAATATATAGGTAGCGATAGGGGCGGAGGTTTTGGTTCTACGGGAATTTGA